The Clostridiales bacterium FE2011 sequence AGGTACATGCGGTTGCGTTCCCAGCCCCGCTCAAACAGCTGGGCTTTGCCCTCCGCCATGGTCCAGATGTCAAAAATCCAGAGGACGTCTGTTTCCGGATCATAAGCGGTACGGCCGATCAGCAGCTCGTCTTCCCCGTCTTCATCCAGGTCCTCAAGCGCCCAGCCGACTTTCTGATTGCTGTAGTGGTTCTCCAGATAAATGACCGAATTGAAATCCTCATTTTCCAGCGTGTCCGGATCCCCGGCCATGCCCTTCTTTACCATGTCCAGGACCTGCTCATAGGCCTCGGGCATGGTTTTTTCATTTTCAGCCCCAGCCAGGCAGGCTGTGCAGCAGAGTACAGCGGTCATCAGCAAAAGACAAAGTTTATTCATTCCATTAACTCCTCAACACAATCAGTTCTTATCCGGTTTTTCCGGATGCTTAATCAACGATCCGGTCACCTGTGTGCTTCCTGAAATAGAGCTTACGTTTTCGTAATGGAGCCGTGAGCATCATAATATGTTGTTCTTTTATCCCGCCATTCTTCCGCTGCGGTTTCATTCCTCATACCTGCATTCCAGGCCGTTTTCCTTGCAATACTGTTCCGCAAAGCTTCCCCTGCCCACCGTAACACTTTTCAGGTCAAGGCAGTTCTGGAACGCGTCTTTTCCGATCCGCTCCACCGAATCCGGCAGGTTCAGGTCTTTCAGTGCGGCACAGTTATGAAAAGCCAGGGTGCCGATCTGGGTCACCGTATCCGGCAGCCGGACGCTGAGCAGCTCCGGATGGCCGGAAAAAGCGCAGTATCCGATGGAGGTGACCCCGTCCCGAACCACAACATGTTTTATATCTTCCAGGTCCCAGGGGCTGTTTGTACCGATGGATGCGCTGTCCGGCTGGCCGCCGTATTTGGTGCGATGGACCTCGCTGTAATTGTCCATTGATCCGGTTCCGGAAATGGTCAGCGTTCCCTGTTCAAGCTTCCAGGACAGATTTTTGCCGCAGCTTCCCTCGCCGGCAGACGGAGCACGTCCCTTGTCGTGGAGTACAAAAAACAGGGCCAGCAGTACCGCGCACAGCAGACAGGCAATCAGGGCAAACTTCCGTGTTTTCATCCGTGCTTCCTCCGTCCATCTTATCCTTCCCGGTCCCTGCGCTTCCGCACGGTAGGATTGGCCGCGTTGATCCGTTGATAGCAGGGGCAGTTCTGATCATGATCGTTCACGATGCCGCAGGCCTGCAGGTGGGCATACACCGTTATGCTGCCCATATACTTGAAGCCGTATTTCTTCAGCTCCTTCGCAATCTCATCCGACAGGCCGTTCTTTGCCGGGATTCCCTTGCTTTCATGGCCGATGTACAGAACCGTCTTTCCGCCGGTGTGCTTCCACAGCCAGTCGCAGAAGCTGCCGTGTTCCGCCCGGATCTTCCGGAAGCACCGGGCATTGTTGATCACCGCCTCAAT is a genomic window containing:
- a CDS encoding leucine-rich repeat domain-containing protein, with the protein product MKTRKFALIACLLCAVLLALFFVLHDKGRAPSAGEGSCGKNLSWKLEQGTLTISGTGSMDNYSEVHRTKYGGQPDSASIGTNSPWDLEDIKHVVVRDGVTSIGYCAFSGHPELLSVRLPDTVTQIGTLAFHNCAALKDLNLPDSVERIGKDAFQNCLDLKSVTVGRGSFAEQYCKENGLECRYEE
- a CDS encoding DNA-3-methyladenine glycosylase I — encoded protein: MKVYHDTEWGVPVHDDRKMFEHLMMEAMQCGLSWSLMLKKREIFRACFDGFDYDKIAAYDEADVERILNTEGMIRSRQKIEAVINNARCFRKIRAEHGSFCDWLWKHTGGKTVLYIGHESKGIPAKNGLSDEIAKELKKYGFKYMGSITVYAHLQACGIVNDHDQNCPCYQRINAANPTVRKRRDREG